One Desulfomonile tiedjei genomic window carries:
- a CDS encoding TVP38/TMEM64 family protein, with product MKPVSRQDKIRLAIAVFLLAAILAALAALAATEYWQHLEEMIASAFKNRGEMRAYLKSWGARAPLAFIMIQALQVIVAPIPGELTGAVGGFLFGTGWNILYSSVGLTLGSIIAFMASRLIGLPLVKLVVRQETLEKFHFLTKPRGEVATLILFMIPGFPKDILSYLLGLSPMRFLTFVWVCALGRIPGTAMLSLGGAAFYKENWIVLSAVALVCLIAFIVVYLKKERIWNWIQEHKPHAEN from the coding sequence ATGAAACCTGTCTCACGGCAAGACAAGATTCGATTGGCTATTGCCGTTTTCCTGCTGGCAGCGATTCTCGCCGCCCTGGCGGCTCTGGCGGCTACCGAGTACTGGCAGCACCTCGAAGAAATGATTGCCAGCGCGTTTAAGAACAGGGGCGAAATGCGCGCGTACCTGAAGAGTTGGGGAGCGCGGGCGCCGCTGGCTTTCATAATGATTCAAGCTCTTCAAGTGATAGTGGCCCCCATCCCCGGCGAGCTGACCGGTGCTGTAGGGGGATTTCTTTTCGGGACAGGCTGGAACATCCTTTACTCATCAGTGGGTCTGACCCTGGGGTCGATCATCGCGTTTATGGCCTCTAGACTAATCGGCCTCCCATTGGTGAAGCTCGTGGTACGGCAGGAAACGTTGGAAAAGTTTCACTTCCTCACGAAGCCCCGCGGTGAAGTCGCAACCCTTATTCTCTTCATGATCCCAGGCTTTCCAAAGGACATTCTCTCGTATCTTCTGGGCTTGAGTCCGATGCGATTCTTGACCTTCGTATGGGTGTGTGCTCTGGGCCGGATTCCCGGGACTGCAATGCTGAGCCTTGGCGGCGCGGCCTTTTACAAGGAGAATTGGATAGTATTGAGCGCTGTTGCGCTCGTCTGCCTCATTGCTTTTATCGTGGTCTATCTAAAAAAGGAAAGGATTTGGAACTGGATACAGGAGCACAAACCCCATGCCGAAAACTAG
- a CDS encoding alpha/beta hydrolase, with translation MATRDWIFTGRDKGHFRYFDWGGDGPLLHIAHATGLGAGVYSTLAERLARRLHAVGLDFRGHGRTEAPADPPKLNRWAVFYDDLEAFLEHLGAPVVALGHSLGGTASLVVAARRPDLVTALILIEPGIMPPFWRPWVYLVQKSGLSRYVPFVTRASKRKSTWPDKQAAREDLRGKGPFRKWGDEFLDAYVEECMEETEQGSVKLSCDPAWEGRCLATAPVDIWRFVPRVRMPTLLLYGAQSTTFLPAVVKRFRAQVPHAIIKEFEQTGHFVPMERPDLSADAILQFLHDNKILS, from the coding sequence ATGGCAACACGAGATTGGATTTTCACCGGTCGTGACAAAGGCCACTTCCGTTACTTCGATTGGGGTGGCGACGGTCCGCTCTTGCATATTGCGCACGCGACCGGACTCGGGGCTGGCGTGTATAGCACCTTGGCGGAGCGATTGGCGCGGCGTCTTCATGCGGTTGGTCTCGACTTCCGCGGGCACGGTCGCACCGAGGCTCCGGCCGATCCCCCGAAGTTGAACCGTTGGGCGGTGTTTTACGACGATCTGGAGGCGTTTCTCGAGCATCTCGGCGCTCCCGTAGTAGCTCTTGGCCATTCACTCGGAGGAACAGCCAGCTTGGTGGTAGCTGCGCGTCGGCCCGACCTGGTTACTGCGTTGATACTCATTGAACCGGGCATCATGCCGCCTTTCTGGAGGCCCTGGGTGTACCTGGTTCAGAAGTCCGGCTTGTCGCGCTACGTTCCGTTCGTCACGCGTGCATCGAAAAGGAAGAGCACGTGGCCTGATAAACAGGCCGCTCGGGAGGATCTTCGCGGCAAAGGCCCATTTCGGAAATGGGGCGACGAATTTCTTGATGCTTATGTCGAGGAGTGCATGGAGGAGACCGAGCAGGGATCGGTCAAGCTGTCATGCGATCCAGCATGGGAAGGGCGGTGCCTGGCCACCGCGCCTGTCGACATCTGGCGATTCGTGCCTCGTGTTCGAATGCCGACACTGCTTCTTTACGGCGCTCAATCGACCACATTTCTGCCCGCGGTGGTAAAGCGGTTTCGAGCGCAGGTCCCTCATGCTATCATTAAAGAGTTTGAGCAGACCGGGCATTTTGTTCCTATGGAACGTCCGGACCTTTCTGCCGATGCGATTCTCCAGTTCCTCCATGACAACAAAATCCTGAGCTGA
- a CDS encoding nucleotidyltransferase domain-containing protein: MRNIDLPEQKIAEFCARWEVVEFALFGSVLTDDFGPESDIDVLVTFSPDAKRTLFDMVDMKDELEAIFGRKVDLLSRRGVESSRNPHRREAILSSAEIIHVSG, encoded by the coding sequence ATGAGGAACATTGATTTGCCAGAACAAAAGATCGCTGAATTCTGCGCCCGCTGGGAAGTTGTGGAATTCGCTTTGTTCGGATCGGTCCTCACAGATGATTTTGGACCTGAGAGTGATATTGACGTGCTCGTCACATTCTCTCCGGATGCGAAAAGGACTCTCTTCGATATGGTTGACATGAAAGATGAACTGGAAGCCATCTTCGGCCGCAAGGTCGATCTTCTTAGCCGAAGAGGCGTGGAATCCAGTCGTAACCCGCATCGCCGCGAAGCCATTTTGTCTTCGGCAGAGATCATACATGTCTCGGGATAG
- a CDS encoding ABC transporter permease: protein MNYNAFKRVFLPLLAFLAVGALWEILANLGIWSPSAFPSPRAAAKGMWELIVTGTLLKHSVASLFRVTVGFYLAVILAIPLGMILGWWKTGQTLFNSIIQFLRPISPLAWIPLAMLWFGIGDRPAIFLIFLASFFPLLLSTINAVNRINTLYFQVAANFKFTKPETVSRVIFPAILPGLLPALRISLGIAWLVVVAAEMIAVKSGLGYLILDSRNALRMDYVMDAMIAIGLIGICLDRVIRQLNRLKFVSWGSV from the coding sequence ATGAACTACAACGCATTTAAGCGTGTCTTCTTGCCGTTGCTGGCTTTTCTAGCCGTTGGGGCCTTGTGGGAAATCCTGGCGAATCTGGGGATTTGGAGTCCCTCGGCGTTCCCGAGCCCTCGGGCTGCAGCAAAGGGCATGTGGGAATTGATAGTTACCGGGACTCTGTTGAAACATTCCGTGGCGAGCCTGTTTAGAGTGACGGTCGGATTTTATCTGGCCGTGATTCTGGCAATACCTCTGGGGATGATACTTGGCTGGTGGAAAACCGGCCAGACGCTCTTCAATTCCATAATTCAGTTTCTCAGACCGATTTCGCCGCTGGCGTGGATCCCCTTGGCCATGCTGTGGTTCGGGATAGGGGACCGGCCTGCCATCTTTCTTATTTTTCTCGCCAGCTTCTTTCCGCTGCTCCTTTCGACGATCAACGCGGTCAACCGGATAAATACCCTTTATTTCCAGGTCGCGGCGAATTTCAAGTTCACCAAGCCCGAGACCGTTTCCCGCGTGATCTTTCCCGCGATACTTCCGGGGCTGCTGCCGGCTCTGCGCATAAGCCTCGGGATCGCGTGGCTGGTGGTTGTTGCAGCCGAGATGATAGCCGTCAAGTCCGGCCTGGGATACCTGATTCTAGATTCACGTAATGCCCTGCGCATGGATTACGTCATGGACGCCATGATTGCCATCGGGCTCATCGGGATCTGCCTGGACCGCGTCATAAGGCAGCTGAATAGGCTCAAATTCGTTTCCTGGGGTTCGGTGTAG
- a CDS encoding HD domain-containing protein — MKCPGQDPRFWKFDAIFDAECPKCGNKVEFFKDETRRRCKNCGHHVLNPKMDFGCAAHCKFAEHCFGDLPPELIKQKEDLFKDRVAVEMKLYFKQDFKRIGHAAKVARYAEKIGQEEKGDPAVVLSAAYLHDIGIKEAERKQQTNQAADHEEEGPPIARQLLTKLDANNDLIEEVCDIVSHHHHPRDRETTNFRIVYDADMIVNLEDRQKKFPVDPEHLAELVETGFLTESGRELARRVLLNGENGMAA, encoded by the coding sequence ATGAAATGCCCCGGACAAGACCCACGCTTCTGGAAATTCGACGCGATTTTCGATGCCGAATGTCCGAAATGCGGCAACAAAGTCGAGTTCTTCAAAGACGAAACCAGGCGGCGCTGCAAGAACTGCGGGCATCATGTGCTGAATCCCAAAATGGATTTCGGCTGCGCGGCGCACTGCAAGTTTGCCGAGCATTGCTTTGGAGACCTTCCGCCCGAACTCATCAAGCAGAAGGAAGACCTTTTCAAAGACAGGGTTGCTGTGGAAATGAAACTTTACTTCAAGCAGGATTTCAAAAGAATCGGTCATGCGGCCAAGGTGGCTCGGTACGCTGAAAAGATCGGCCAGGAAGAAAAGGGCGACCCTGCTGTAGTGCTCTCAGCGGCGTACCTGCACGATATAGGCATTAAGGAAGCGGAGCGAAAACAGCAGACCAATCAGGCCGCAGATCATGAAGAAGAAGGGCCGCCCATTGCAAGGCAGCTGCTCACCAAGCTCGATGCCAACAACGATTTGATCGAAGAGGTATGCGACATAGTGAGCCATCACCATCACCCGAGAGACCGAGAGACAACAAACTTCAGGATCGTTTACGACGCGGACATGATCGTTAACCTCGAAGACAGGCAGAAAAAGTTCCCTGTGGATCCCGAACATCTGGCTGAGCTGGTTGAAACGGGCTTCCTGACTGAAAGCGGGCGGGAACTTGCCCGCCGTGTGCTCCTGAACGGAGAAAACGGGATGGCTGCATAA
- a CDS encoding cbb3-type cytochrome c oxidase subunit I: protein MSIARLKWAAILSFLFSLLILVLGGILTTDQLPPYPGKVVGPDGKVLFTKADIMAGQDVFQSHGLMDHGMVWGHGSQRGPEFSATTLHIESDIVRSSLGQQDYGKPYADLDDLQKEILGVKVIREVKTNRYDPATDTLTLTEAQVTALDAVVQHWEKVFKDGEVRYGLLPNTIANPENRLQIARFFFWTAWVASAKRPGTDYSYTNNWPADRSVGNVPTAETYIWSLGGVLALLVVLGIFIFFVHHYGIWYGAAKGVPLAEKLIDMPLTSSQYKAAKFFLVVVLLFLIQTNFGGLLAHYTIHPATFYVQFVADYIPYSWAKTWHLQLAIFWIMTTWIASAIYMAPIMGGIEPKGQGTLVQLLFIAVLLVAGGSLLGEIAGIKGLLGDWWFWFGHQGWEYLELGRAWQILLFIGLIAWLIIVYRPIAHHLRLGHKDEFSALMMFYVASAVLVVVFFAFGLLYGKGSHFTLADYWRWFVVHIWVESIFEFFGIAVISLLLVALGLASAKGALMVAYFTAIIVFLSGILGTAHHFFWFGQPSFWLAVGSVFSSLEPIPLLGLVVRGLLEFKSIQKEGKDFPYKWPLYFLVASSFWNFLGAGVFGFLINLPIVNYYEHGTYLTMNHGHGALFGVYGMLSIALLLFSWRGLVDRAYWDNRILKLSFWGFNGGLGMLTLGTLFPVGVLQTWTSYKYGLWVARDASFFERGFVVVLGTLRIIPDLTIILLGVLPLFYFLFKTYPHLKAVGIKEGESVWDRLGVQL, encoded by the coding sequence ATGTCCATCGCAAGGTTGAAATGGGCGGCCATTCTGAGCTTCCTGTTCTCGCTGCTGATTCTTGTTTTGGGGGGAATACTGACGACGGACCAATTGCCTCCTTATCCGGGGAAAGTGGTCGGCCCTGACGGCAAGGTCCTGTTCACCAAGGCAGACATCATGGCGGGCCAGGATGTGTTTCAGTCGCATGGGCTTATGGACCACGGCATGGTGTGGGGCCACGGGTCTCAGCGAGGCCCCGAGTTCTCGGCCACCACGTTGCATATTGAGAGCGACATCGTGCGAAGCTCCTTGGGCCAACAGGATTACGGAAAGCCCTACGCGGACCTCGACGATCTTCAAAAGGAGATCCTTGGGGTCAAGGTGATCAGAGAAGTAAAAACCAATCGCTATGATCCCGCCACTGACACCCTGACCCTTACCGAGGCCCAAGTTACGGCATTGGACGCAGTTGTCCAGCACTGGGAAAAGGTTTTCAAAGACGGCGAGGTTAGATACGGCCTCCTTCCCAACACGATTGCCAATCCTGAAAATAGGCTTCAAATTGCGCGGTTTTTCTTCTGGACCGCGTGGGTGGCCTCGGCCAAGCGTCCGGGAACAGACTACAGCTACACGAACAACTGGCCCGCGGATAGGTCGGTCGGGAACGTCCCCACTGCCGAAACTTACATCTGGAGCCTTGGAGGCGTTCTGGCACTGCTTGTCGTGCTTGGAATTTTCATCTTCTTTGTGCATCACTACGGGATCTGGTATGGGGCCGCTAAAGGGGTCCCACTGGCTGAAAAGCTTATCGACATGCCTCTTACATCCAGCCAGTACAAGGCCGCGAAGTTTTTCCTCGTGGTCGTCCTTCTCTTTCTGATCCAGACCAACTTCGGCGGGCTTCTGGCCCATTACACGATTCATCCGGCCACCTTCTACGTTCAGTTTGTGGCAGACTACATCCCTTATAGTTGGGCCAAAACGTGGCACCTCCAACTGGCTATTTTTTGGATCATGACTACCTGGATTGCGTCGGCCATCTACATGGCCCCGATAATGGGAGGGATCGAACCAAAAGGGCAGGGCACGCTGGTTCAATTGTTGTTCATAGCGGTGCTGCTGGTCGCAGGCGGAAGTCTTCTCGGCGAAATCGCGGGGATCAAGGGGCTGTTGGGGGACTGGTGGTTCTGGTTCGGGCATCAGGGCTGGGAGTATCTCGAACTTGGCCGAGCCTGGCAAATCCTGCTCTTTATCGGGTTGATAGCGTGGCTAATAATCGTGTACCGGCCTATCGCTCACCACCTTAGACTCGGACACAAGGACGAATTTTCTGCCCTGATGATGTTTTATGTGGCCAGCGCTGTGTTGGTAGTGGTTTTCTTCGCGTTCGGGCTACTTTACGGGAAAGGCTCGCACTTTACGCTCGCGGATTACTGGCGCTGGTTTGTGGTTCACATATGGGTGGAGAGCATCTTCGAGTTTTTCGGCATAGCGGTGATTTCTCTGCTCCTTGTGGCCTTGGGGTTGGCTTCGGCCAAAGGCGCTTTGATGGTGGCCTATTTCACGGCAATAATTGTTTTTCTGAGTGGAATACTTGGGACCGCACATCACTTCTTCTGGTTTGGGCAACCATCCTTCTGGCTGGCCGTAGGATCGGTGTTTTCCTCGCTGGAGCCCATACCGCTGTTAGGACTTGTAGTGAGAGGCCTACTGGAATTTAAGTCCATTCAAAAAGAAGGTAAGGATTTCCCTTACAAATGGCCGCTCTATTTCCTGGTGGCCTCATCGTTCTGGAATTTCCTTGGCGCGGGCGTGTTCGGGTTCCTGATCAACCTTCCCATCGTGAACTACTACGAGCATGGGACTTATCTGACGATGAACCACGGCCACGGGGCCTTGTTCGGCGTTTACGGGATGTTGTCCATAGCGCTGCTTCTATTCTCCTGGCGGGGCCTGGTAGACAGGGCTTACTGGGACAACCGCATATTGAAGCTCTCTTTCTGGGGATTCAATGGCGGGTTGGGGATGCTTACCCTTGGCACGCTTTTTCCGGTTGGAGTCCTGCAGACCTGGACCAGCTACAAATATGGCTTGTGGGTGGCCCGTGACGCTTCATTCTTTGAAAGAGGCTTCGTGGTCGTGCTGGGCACACTGCGAATCATTCCCGATCTGACAATCATACTCCTGGGAGTGCTTCCGCTCTTCTATTTCCTGTTCAAAACCTATCCTCACCTGAAGGCTGTCGGGATAAAGGAAGGCGAGTCCGTTTGGGATAGATTGGGAGTGCAATTGTAA
- a CDS encoding ABC transporter substrate-binding protein: protein MRFRMSRFVHLPAFWLILFIALSWLVLISWLHWHYNFEHTDRQVIRMGYMPVVTNLAAPLLDYASRDGNGLRFEALKFSSFAEMGEAIRNGNIEAAFIIAPLAIVLHQQGAGVRIVYIGNRHESTLVYRKDLEVKSFADLAGKTIAVPMRFSGHNVATRRLAQEFGLFGNNLNIVEMNPPDMASALGTGGIDAYFVGEPFAAKAVHAGEAKVLHFVEEVWEGFICNLMIVRQDLIDKHPDMVESLVQGAARAGYWASSHPKEAAEIAAKYWNQPADFVEYVLTTPRGRIVYDRFTPKQDEIQFLADEMVRFKLLETANIAGLVEDKFAKSANLNGITDVRSIVDFPHK from the coding sequence ATGCGCTTTAGAATGAGCCGGTTTGTTCATCTGCCGGCCTTCTGGCTTATATTATTCATTGCGCTGAGTTGGCTCGTTCTGATCTCCTGGCTTCACTGGCACTACAACTTCGAGCACACCGACAGGCAGGTCATACGAATGGGTTACATGCCTGTCGTCACCAACTTAGCAGCGCCCTTGCTGGATTACGCATCCAGAGACGGCAACGGCCTGCGATTTGAAGCGTTGAAGTTTTCTTCGTTTGCGGAAATGGGGGAAGCCATACGCAACGGCAACATTGAGGCCGCGTTCATCATAGCGCCGCTTGCCATAGTCCTTCATCAGCAGGGAGCGGGGGTCAGAATAGTATATATCGGCAACCGGCACGAAAGCACCCTCGTGTATCGGAAAGACCTGGAGGTGAAGTCTTTCGCGGACCTGGCCGGCAAGACCATAGCAGTCCCCATGAGGTTCTCGGGCCACAATGTTGCAACGCGCCGGCTGGCCCAAGAGTTCGGGTTGTTTGGCAACAATCTGAACATTGTTGAGATGAACCCGCCCGACATGGCCTCGGCTCTCGGTACAGGGGGCATTGATGCCTATTTCGTGGGCGAACCCTTTGCGGCAAAGGCTGTCCACGCTGGTGAAGCCAAGGTGCTTCATTTCGTGGAGGAGGTCTGGGAGGGCTTCATATGTAATCTGATGATAGTCCGGCAAGATCTCATCGACAAGCATCCGGATATGGTGGAGTCATTGGTCCAAGGGGCCGCACGCGCAGGCTATTGGGCCAGCTCCCATCCAAAAGAGGCCGCGGAAATTGCAGCCAAGTATTGGAATCAGCCCGCGGATTTCGTTGAGTACGTGCTGACAACACCGCGGGGAAGAATTGTTTACGACCGTTTCACTCCCAAGCAGGATGAAATACAGTTCCTCGCTGACGAAATGGTGCGATTCAAGTTGTTGGAGACCGCGAACATCGCGGGGCTGGTAGAGGACAAATTCGCGAAGAGCGCCAATTTGAACGGCATCACAGATGTCCGGAGCATAGTCGATTTCCCACATAAGTAG
- a CDS encoding DUF86 domain-containing protein — MSRDREHLAEILDSAKLALSYASGISREQFLTDTQCQDAIIRRIEIIGEAARRISDEAKAGYPHLPWHEMTTMRNVMIHQYDDIDLSVVWDTVQEDLPMLIAALERLL, encoded by the coding sequence ATGTCTCGGGATAGAGAGCACCTGGCCGAAATTCTGGATTCGGCCAAGTTGGCGCTGAGCTACGCGTCGGGCATTAGCCGCGAGCAGTTCCTTACAGATACCCAGTGTCAGGACGCGATAATTCGACGAATAGAAATTATCGGTGAGGCAGCGCGCCGAATTTCAGATGAGGCCAAGGCCGGGTATCCCCATCTTCCCTGGCATGAAATGACTACAATGAGAAACGTCATGATCCATCAGTATGACGACATTGATTTGTCCGTTGTCTGGGATACTGTCCAGGAAGACCTGCCCATGCTCATAGCCGCCCTTGAAAGGTTGCTTTAA
- a CDS encoding TonB C-terminal domain-containing protein, whose protein sequence is MNRILVAAVCIVLAAALCASASEGLITTADQLVVDRSTRSKVVNDYTLLTRDAIQRAWTTPTNLTAPGALKGRVGINYTVRRDGSVESVQLVRGSGSPDMDRTLVEAIKSAGPFPAFPDDIQANKLVIMANFIVADVPTLPAVTADHEVATKPSAEAAPDQAQKKYIWGVPAGTANRKEPVPESAAVQNPAPAKKYRWGLER, encoded by the coding sequence ATGAATAGAATTTTGGTCGCAGCAGTTTGCATCGTGTTGGCCGCCGCTCTATGTGCATCAGCCTCGGAGGGGCTCATAACTACTGCCGACCAGTTGGTCGTAGACCGTTCGACCCGGAGCAAGGTCGTCAACGATTACACGCTATTGACCCGCGATGCCATACAGCGCGCTTGGACCACACCTACGAACCTCACTGCGCCCGGCGCGCTCAAAGGCCGTGTAGGCATCAATTACACTGTCAGAAGAGACGGCTCCGTCGAGTCGGTCCAACTGGTACGCGGCTCGGGGAGCCCGGATATGGACCGGACGCTGGTAGAAGCCATTAAATCCGCAGGACCTTTCCCCGCCTTCCCCGATGACATTCAAGCCAACAAGCTCGTGATAATGGCAAATTTCATAGTGGCCGATGTTCCCACGCTCCCGGCTGTTACCGCGGACCATGAAGTTGCAACCAAACCTTCTGCCGAAGCAGCCCCGGATCAGGCTCAGAAGAAATACATCTGGGGCGTGCCTGCCGGAACAGCTAACAGGAAAGAGCCCGTACCGGAAAGTGCGGCGGTACAAAATCCTGCGCCTGCAAAGAAGTATCGCTGGGGTTTGGAACGGTAA
- a CDS encoding HigA family addiction module antidote protein, translated as MIRIPTDRSPTHPGEMLLQEFLVPMEITQRELAEAIHVPYQRINEIINGRRGITPSTALRLAKFLGVSADFWMNVQLRWDLYRALQSERDTLKAIREHKQASAG; from the coding sequence ATGATTCGCATTCCAACAGATCGTTCTCCCACGCATCCGGGCGAGATGCTCCTGCAGGAGTTCCTGGTTCCTATGGAAATTACTCAGCGTGAACTCGCAGAAGCCATTCACGTCCCATATCAGCGCATCAACGAGATCATTAATGGCCGCCGGGGCATAACCCCCAGCACGGCCTTGCGCCTGGCCAAATTCCTTGGGGTGTCAGCTGATTTCTGGATGAATGTCCAGCTGCGGTGGGATCTCTATCGCGCCCTGCAATCAGAACGGGATACCCTCAAGGCAATTCGCGAGCACAAACAGGCTTCCGCCGGTTGA
- a CDS encoding 4Fe-4S binding protein has translation MKTKRNIIQIDEELCDGCGNCIVSCAEGALEIVDGKAKLVAEKYCDGLGACLGECPTGALKVIERDADDFDEEAVEHHLEATKKAEAPAEPAMACGCPSAQIRTFDAPTPCQRANEPVAQTSAQSALRHWPVQIRLVPPNAPFLKNADLLVAADCTPIAYPDFHRDFLEGKVVMVGCPKFDDAQGYIEKFAGIFTHASIKSVTVVAMEVPCCGGLPMIVRRGMQLAGKNIPMEQIIISTQGEVLRKEKLVA, from the coding sequence ATGAAAACAAAACGCAACATAATCCAAATAGACGAAGAACTTTGTGACGGGTGCGGCAACTGCATCGTTTCCTGCGCAGAAGGCGCGTTGGAGATAGTGGACGGGAAGGCCAAACTCGTGGCGGAAAAATATTGCGACGGCTTGGGGGCATGCCTGGGCGAATGCCCTACGGGCGCACTAAAAGTCATCGAAAGAGACGCTGATGATTTCGATGAAGAAGCGGTAGAGCACCATCTCGAAGCTACGAAGAAAGCCGAGGCCCCCGCGGAGCCTGCCATGGCCTGCGGCTGCCCCTCGGCTCAGATCAGGACCTTCGACGCTCCTACCCCTTGCCAGCGAGCAAATGAACCTGTCGCTCAGACCTCGGCACAATCTGCCCTCAGGCACTGGCCCGTTCAGATAAGGCTTGTTCCGCCTAACGCGCCTTTCTTGAAGAACGCGGACTTGCTCGTTGCAGCCGATTGCACTCCGATCGCATATCCTGATTTTCATAGGGATTTCCTGGAAGGTAAAGTCGTGATGGTTGGCTGCCCCAAGTTCGACGATGCTCAGGGATACATCGAGAAATTCGCGGGCATTTTCACCCACGCCTCCATCAAGAGTGTGACGGTAGTCGCGATGGAAGTTCCCTGCTGTGGCGGCCTGCCGATGATAGTCAGGAGAGGAATGCAGCTGGCGGGAAAGAACATTCCTATGGAGCAAATCATCATCAGCACTCAAGGAGAAGTATTGCGAAAGGAAAAACTTGTAGCTTGA
- a CDS encoding ATP-binding cassette domain-containing protein, with amino-acid sequence MGHVLIKGLYKQFTERRSARRVLNGDLDLHSGDHLLVLDNIDLEIRNGEMVCILGPSGCGKSTLARIIAGFDVPTSGKVCIDGKEVQGPSSDNIFVFQHTALLPWMTVWENVALGLRHMKDKQKMTERIKEYVDVVNLTGFEQHYPHQLSGGMQRRAELARALVVNPEVLFMDEPFAGLDFLTRLKMREEVINMHEFLRKTIIFITHDIDEAMAMGDRVVVFTDRPARVKLDVNIESPHPRDFACDMDLEGIRKEVYAELGVHHAL; translated from the coding sequence ATGGGACATGTCTTGATTAAAGGGCTGTACAAACAGTTTACGGAGCGACGATCCGCACGGCGAGTCCTAAACGGCGACCTGGATCTTCACAGCGGAGACCATCTACTGGTACTGGATAACATTGACCTGGAAATACGCAACGGAGAGATGGTCTGCATCCTGGGACCCTCCGGCTGCGGAAAATCTACCCTGGCAAGAATCATAGCCGGATTCGACGTTCCGACCTCCGGGAAAGTTTGTATCGACGGCAAAGAGGTCCAGGGTCCGAGTTCCGATAACATTTTCGTGTTCCAACATACCGCGCTCCTGCCCTGGATGACCGTGTGGGAAAACGTGGCCCTGGGTCTGCGCCACATGAAAGACAAACAGAAGATGACGGAACGCATTAAGGAATATGTGGACGTTGTCAATCTTACGGGCTTCGAGCAACACTATCCACACCAGTTATCGGGCGGTATGCAGCGCAGAGCCGAACTGGCGCGAGCCCTGGTGGTAAATCCCGAGGTTCTATTCATGGATGAACCGTTCGCAGGACTGGACTTCTTGACCCGTCTTAAGATGCGGGAGGAAGTCATCAACATGCACGAGTTCTTGCGGAAGACGATAATCTTCATCACCCATGACATAGACGAGGCCATGGCCATGGGAGATCGCGTGGTGGTGTTTACCGATCGACCCGCAAGAGTTAAGCTGGATGTGAACATCGAATCTCCGCATCCTCGGGATTTTGCCTGCGATATGGATTTGGAAGGAATTAGAAAAGAGGTTTATGCCGAACTGGGAGTCCACCATGCGCTTTAG
- a CDS encoding nucleotidyltransferase family protein: METTIKTKQDILNSLDEHRTYLSELGVRRIGLFGSVVRGEQRADSDIDLLVEFEPGRKAFDNFMELAFFLEEVLQHRIELLTVESLSPYLGPHILREVEYASLAAGVSNPNTLSKSKARGRLL; the protein is encoded by the coding sequence ATGGAAACTACAATTAAGACGAAGCAGGACATTTTGAATTCACTTGATGAGCATCGAACTTATCTGAGCGAACTTGGCGTAAGAAGGATCGGGCTGTTCGGCTCTGTTGTTCGTGGAGAGCAGCGTGCTGACAGTGACATTGATCTGCTTGTCGAATTCGAACCGGGACGAAAGGCATTTGATAATTTTATGGAATTGGCTTTCTTTTTGGAAGAGGTCCTACAGCATAGAATTGAACTTCTTACCGTGGAATCCCTCAGTCCGTATCTTGGTCCTCATATTCTCAGGGAGGTCGAGTATGCCTCTCTCGCCGCCGGAGTATCTAATCCCAATACGCTATCAAAAAGTAAAGCACGGGGGAGACTTCTTTGA